One segment of Candidatus Fermentibacter sp. DNA contains the following:
- the thiS gene encoding sulfur carrier protein ThiS, whose protein sequence is MITVNGSPHPWREGMTVRDVLEERRFTFPLLVVRIDGRLVPRGDYAEAQVPDGSDVDVMHLMSGG, encoded by the coding sequence ATGATCACCGTGAACGGTTCCCCCCACCCCTGGCGAGAGGGGATGACGGTGAGGGACGTCCTCGAGGAGAGGCGGTTCACCTTCCCTCTCCTCGTCGTCAGGATCGACGGCCGTCTCGTGCCCAGGGGCGACTACGCAGAGGCGCAGGTTCCCGATGGTTCCGATGTAGACGTCATGCACCTGATGAGCGGCGGCTGA
- a CDS encoding aldehyde ferredoxin oxidoreductase C-terminal domain-containing protein, whose translation MTESGFDIAGLEAGHRPVSEFRYEKRPVVRGYNDRTLYVNVGNGRIAEKPVSADMRAKFTGGKGYGLRLLWDAVNPSTKWDDPENEINIAMGPVCGNTNYPGSGKSLVVSISPTTGIPIDCNVGGYFGPFLKFAGFDALEVQGKADRDVIVFIDGDDGVVSIFEAPGEAVDSHVLAEQMVAMFSRDEKDRQHISSVSAGTGAEHALIGCLNFSFYDKRRKVARLKQAGRGGIGTVFRDKKIKALVVRYSGLDVSSNNPADLAGLQETGLKLHREIVTLDDQQCRMREIGTAHLTEIMDEYDLLPTRNYKFGSSPDSPGLDSHAFSAMVTHGLPDGCWYGCTMACAKAADGFELATGPYRGHKVTVDGPEYETVAGCGSNIGVYDPRVVMELNFYCDTYGLDTISFGTSTAFVMECWEKGVLDSTRTGGLEMTWGNGPAVLELLHRIGRGEGFGLVAGLGVRGMKKYFAEHYGADPKLLQDIGCECKGLEYSQYVSKESLAQQGGYSMALKGPQHDEAWLIFMDMVNNRIPTFEDKAEALYYFPMFRTWFGLQGLCKLPWNDIEPADNASTDEPAKVPEHVENYLAIYKAITGNDLDRDGLIRQSARVYNFQKVFCIRMGKGRRIDDWPPYRMMGPVTVEEYESRADRYDKQLKEQVGIDPSGMGTPGKVAALRAYREDRYEKLLDAVYKRKGWTREGVPTVETLHDLGIDYPEVLEVVKPLLE comes from the coding sequence ATGACGGAAAGCGGATTCGACATCGCAGGGCTCGAGGCGGGGCACCGGCCCGTCTCGGAGTTCAGATACGAGAAGAGGCCTGTCGTGAGGGGCTACAACGACAGGACCCTCTATGTGAACGTCGGGAACGGACGCATCGCCGAGAAGCCGGTCTCGGCCGACATGAGGGCCAAGTTCACGGGAGGGAAGGGATACGGCCTGAGGCTCCTGTGGGATGCCGTGAACCCCTCGACGAAGTGGGACGATCCCGAGAACGAGATCAACATCGCCATGGGGCCGGTCTGCGGGAACACCAACTATCCCGGCTCGGGCAAGTCCCTCGTCGTATCCATCTCCCCAACGACGGGGATCCCGATAGACTGCAACGTCGGGGGCTACTTCGGGCCCTTCCTGAAGTTCGCCGGGTTCGACGCCCTGGAGGTTCAGGGCAAGGCCGACAGGGACGTGATAGTCTTCATCGACGGGGACGATGGTGTGGTAAGCATCTTCGAGGCCCCGGGCGAGGCCGTCGACAGCCACGTCCTCGCGGAGCAGATGGTGGCCATGTTCTCCCGCGACGAGAAGGACAGACAGCACATCTCGTCGGTGTCGGCCGGCACCGGTGCCGAGCATGCCCTCATCGGATGCCTGAACTTCTCCTTCTACGACAAGCGAAGGAAGGTGGCCAGGCTGAAGCAGGCCGGCAGGGGCGGCATAGGGACCGTCTTCCGCGACAAGAAGATAAAGGCCCTCGTCGTGAGGTATTCCGGTCTCGATGTCTCCTCGAACAATCCGGCCGACCTGGCCGGCCTCCAGGAGACGGGATTGAAGCTGCACAGGGAGATCGTCACCCTCGACGATCAGCAGTGCAGGATGAGGGAGATCGGGACGGCCCATCTCACCGAGATCATGGACGAATACGACCTCCTCCCGACCCGCAACTACAAGTTCGGCAGCAGCCCCGATTCTCCCGGCCTCGACTCCCATGCCTTCTCCGCCATGGTCACCCACGGCCTCCCAGACGGCTGCTGGTACGGCTGCACCATGGCCTGCGCCAAGGCCGCCGACGGGTTCGAACTGGCGACAGGGCCCTACAGGGGGCACAAGGTCACGGTCGACGGGCCAGAGTACGAAACGGTGGCCGGATGCGGCTCGAACATCGGGGTCTATGATCCCAGGGTCGTGATGGAGCTGAACTTCTACTGCGACACCTACGGGCTCGACACCATCTCCTTCGGCACTTCCACGGCCTTCGTCATGGAATGCTGGGAGAAGGGCGTGCTCGACTCCACCCGCACCGGCGGGCTCGAGATGACCTGGGGCAACGGCCCGGCAGTGCTAGAGCTGCTCCACAGGATCGGCAGAGGGGAGGGATTCGGCCTGGTGGCCGGCCTCGGCGTCCGCGGGATGAAGAAGTACTTCGCGGAGCACTACGGAGCCGATCCGAAGCTCCTGCAGGACATCGGCTGCGAGTGCAAGGGGCTCGAGTACTCCCAGTACGTGTCGAAGGAGTCCCTCGCGCAGCAGGGCGGCTACAGCATGGCCCTCAAGGGCCCCCAGCACGACGAGGCCTGGCTCATCTTCATGGACATGGTGAACAACAGGATCCCGACATTCGAGGACAAGGCCGAGGCGCTCTACTACTTCCCGATGTTCAGGACCTGGTTCGGCCTGCAGGGCCTCTGCAAGCTCCCGTGGAACGACATCGAGCCCGCCGACAACGCGTCCACCGACGAGCCCGCCAAGGTCCCCGAGCACGTCGAGAACTATCTCGCGATCTACAAGGCGATCACCGGGAACGACCTCGACAGGGACGGGCTGATCCGGCAGTCGGCGCGGGTCTACAATTTCCAGAAGGTCTTCTGCATCAGGATGGGGAAGGGCCGTCGGATCGACGACTGGCCGCCCTACAGGATGATGGGTCCGGTAACCGTCGAGGAGTACGAGTCCCGGGCGGACAGGTACGACAAGCAGCTCAAGGAGCAGGTCGGCATCGACCCTTCCGGCATGGGCACGCCCGGGAAGGTCGCAGCCCTCAGAGCATACCGCGAGGACAGGTACGAGAAGCTGCTCGATGCCGTCTACAAGAGGAAGGGTTGGACCAGGGAGGGCGTGCCGACCGTCGAGACCCTCCACGACCTCGGCATAGACTATCCCGAGGTTCTGGAGGTAGTGAAACCCCTCCTGGAATGA
- a CDS encoding 4Fe-4S binding protein: protein MPSVKRLASDSSKCIGCGACMTACSTLFFKVDDPARSCISVTPSDSGSKITVCDQTCRLCVAECPVQALTVSSQGVVMLDRKLCVGCLACVAVCPIGAIRHYPGSANPFKCIACGACARKCPTGAIGIVVEERS from the coding sequence GTGCCGTCCGTGAAGAGACTCGCCAGCGACAGTTCGAAGTGCATCGGGTGCGGGGCCTGCATGACGGCCTGTTCGACCCTGTTCTTCAAGGTCGACGACCCGGCCCGGTCGTGCATCTCGGTGACCCCCTCCGATAGCGGCTCGAAGATCACGGTCTGCGACCAGACCTGCAGGCTCTGTGTCGCCGAATGCCCCGTGCAGGCCCTGACCGTCTCGTCCCAGGGCGTGGTGATGCTGGACAGGAAGCTGTGTGTGGGATGCCTCGCCTGTGTTGCCGTCTGCCCCATCGGCGCGATCAGGCACTATCCCGGGTCGGCGAACCCGTTCAAATGCATCGCCTGCGGCGCCTGCGCACGCAAATGCCCCACTGGAGCGATCGGCATCGTAGTCGAGGAGAGATCATGA
- the thiF gene encoding sulfur carrier protein ThiS adenylyltransferase ThiF, whose product MALEKDSGEWMDALPGSPGGIGEEVFIDNPPGVRRALSASTAGIAGAGGIGSNVAMLLARAGIGRLVAVDHDFVSMRNLNRQAYFADQVGMPKVEALAENIRRLGTGTQFRAVAERLVPGGFCRYFEGCSILIEALDDASTKVQALEEWLTEMKGTPIVAVSGIAGAGDPGGIRTERHGSVILVGDQSSDLSLGTLSARVSLAASIMACEAVSVLLGMCRDDGGSSSVTRSGSEV is encoded by the coding sequence GTGGCTCTGGAGAAGGATTCCGGCGAATGGATGGATGCGCTGCCCGGAAGCCCGGGCGGAATCGGTGAAGAGGTCTTCATCGACAACCCGCCCGGCGTGCGCCGAGCGCTTTCAGCCTCCACCGCGGGCATCGCGGGCGCAGGCGGGATAGGATCGAATGTCGCGATGCTTCTCGCGAGGGCCGGGATCGGCCGTCTCGTGGCAGTCGACCACGATTTCGTGTCAATGCGCAACCTGAACCGGCAGGCCTATTTCGCCGACCAGGTCGGCATGCCCAAAGTCGAGGCCCTCGCCGAGAACATCCGCAGGCTGGGAACCGGGACGCAGTTCCGGGCGGTCGCGGAAAGGCTCGTCCCCGGCGGATTCTGCAGATACTTCGAGGGGTGTTCGATACTGATCGAAGCGCTCGACGATGCGTCGACCAAGGTGCAGGCTCTCGAGGAGTGGCTCACGGAGATGAAAGGGACGCCGATCGTCGCGGTCTCAGGCATTGCAGGCGCGGGGGATCCCGGCGGGATAAGGACCGAGAGGCACGGATCCGTGATCCTGGTCGGGGACCAGTCGAGCGATCTGTCGCTTGGTACCCTCTCCGCGAGGGTGTCGCTGGCCGCCTCCATCATGGCCTGCGAAGCGGTGTCCGTCCTGCTGGGGATGTGCCGGGACGATGGCGGGAGCTCGTCGGTTACACGATCTGGATCGGAGGTATGA
- a CDS encoding V-type ATP synthase subunit D: MAVVVRATRMELQQLRKRAALARRGHKLLKDKLDELMRQFKILIAEYMGARQRIEAELREAYREFMFARASMRREALSDALDYPGAVAVVKSSTRKVMNLTLPVFDVTMEGGIHNYGMLDTTPELDASLEVFARVLPGIVRLAGQEKAIGILASEIDRTRRRVNALEYILIPELEGAVSAIRLKLEEIERGNLTRLMKVKKMAEQKREAARPGGPS, encoded by the coding sequence ATGGCGGTCGTCGTCAGGGCTACCCGGATGGAGCTCCAGCAGCTCCGCAAGAGGGCGGCCCTCGCGCGGAGGGGGCACAAGCTCCTGAAGGACAAGCTCGACGAGCTGATGAGGCAGTTCAAGATCCTCATCGCCGAGTACATGGGCGCCCGTCAGAGGATCGAGGCCGAACTCCGCGAGGCCTACAGGGAGTTCATGTTCGCGAGGGCCTCGATGAGGCGGGAAGCCCTGTCCGACGCACTCGACTACCCCGGGGCCGTCGCGGTCGTGAAGAGCTCCACCCGCAAGGTGATGAACCTGACGCTGCCGGTCTTCGACGTCACGATGGAGGGCGGCATCCACAACTACGGCATGCTCGACACCACGCCCGAGCTGGATGCATCCCTCGAGGTGTTCGCCCGCGTGCTGCCCGGGATAGTCCGCCTCGCCGGGCAGGAGAAGGCGATAGGGATACTCGCGTCCGAGATCGACAGGACCAGGCGGAGGGTCAACGCCCTGGAGTACATCCTCATCCCCGAGCTGGAGGGCGCCGTGTCCGCGATCAGGCTGAAGCTCGAAGAGATAGAGCGGGGAAATCTCACCAGGTTGATGAAAGTCAAGAAGATGGCCGAGCAGAAGCGGGAGGCCGCGAGGCCCGGAGGGCCGTCCTGA
- a CDS encoding V-type ATP synthase subunit B: MIREYRTTVEIAGPLMFVENVSGVTYEELAEIELPDGTIRHGRVLEVNGAMALVQLFEGSSGVGITQSVVRFLGKSVELGVSETMLGRVFDGQGRPRAPFDTSPPVVPDRMININGSPLNPYARDYPAEFIQTGLSSIDGINTLVRGQKLPVFSASGLPHSAVAAQIARQARVLGEGESFAVVFAALGITFEEADYFIRDFKSTGAMDRAVVFLNLADDPAIERIATPRLALTAAEYLAYEKDMHILVILTDMTNYCDALREISAARREVPGRRGYPGYLYTDLSTIYERAGRVKGRRGSITQIPILTMPEDDKTHPIPDLTGYITEGQLILNRELHKRGVYPPMDVMESLSRLKDKGIGRGKTREDHADLFNQLMAAYSAGKNARELAVILGTAALSPLDQDYLRFAEEYERRYISQEEGENRTIEETLDLGWDLLKLLPREEMKRIRPEYLDRYWPAGEGA; encoded by the coding sequence ATGATCCGCGAGTACAGAACCACAGTCGAGATCGCAGGCCCGCTGATGTTCGTGGAGAACGTGTCTGGCGTCACGTACGAGGAACTGGCCGAGATAGAGCTCCCCGACGGCACGATCCGCCACGGCAGGGTGCTCGAGGTCAACGGGGCGATGGCCCTCGTGCAGCTCTTCGAGGGCTCCAGCGGAGTCGGGATTACGCAGAGCGTCGTGAGGTTCCTCGGGAAGAGCGTCGAGCTGGGGGTCTCGGAGACGATGCTGGGCAGGGTGTTCGACGGGCAGGGCCGCCCGAGGGCTCCGTTCGACACTTCGCCTCCCGTCGTGCCCGACAGGATGATCAACATCAACGGATCCCCGCTCAACCCGTACGCGAGGGACTATCCCGCGGAGTTCATCCAGACAGGGCTGAGCTCGATCGACGGGATCAACACCCTCGTTCGCGGGCAGAAGCTGCCCGTCTTCAGCGCCAGCGGCCTGCCCCACTCGGCGGTTGCCGCCCAGATCGCGCGGCAGGCCAGGGTGCTCGGCGAGGGAGAGAGCTTCGCCGTGGTCTTCGCCGCACTGGGCATCACGTTCGAGGAGGCGGACTACTTCATCCGCGACTTCAAGTCGACGGGCGCCATGGACAGGGCCGTGGTCTTCCTGAACCTGGCCGACGACCCGGCGATCGAGAGGATCGCCACGCCGAGGCTGGCCCTGACGGCGGCGGAGTACCTGGCGTACGAGAAGGACATGCACATCCTGGTCATCCTGACCGACATGACGAACTACTGCGACGCCCTGCGCGAGATCTCGGCCGCGCGCCGCGAGGTCCCCGGGCGGCGGGGCTACCCCGGCTACCTCTACACCGACCTCTCGACGATCTACGAAAGGGCAGGCCGGGTGAAGGGGCGCAGGGGTTCCATCACGCAGATACCGATCCTGACGATGCCCGAGGACGACAAGACCCATCCGATTCCCGACCTGACCGGATACATCACCGAGGGACAGCTCATCCTCAACAGGGAGCTGCACAAGAGGGGCGTCTACCCGCCCATGGACGTGATGGAGTCGCTCTCGAGGCTGAAGGACAAGGGAATCGGACGCGGCAAGACCCGCGAAGACCACGCCGACCTCTTCAACCAGCTCATGGCGGCCTACTCGGCAGGGAAGAACGCCCGGGAACTCGCGGTCATCCTCGGCACGGCCGCCCTCAGCCCCCTGGACCAGGACTACCTGCGCTTCGCCGAGGAGTACGAGAGGCGGTACATCAGCCAGGAAGAGGGCGAGAACCGCACGATAGAGGAGACGCTCGATCTCGGGTGGGATCTCCTCAAGCTCCTTCCGAGGGAGGAGATGAAGAGGATCAGGCCCGAGTACCTCGACAGGTACTGGCCGGCCGGGGAAGGCGCCTGA
- a CDS encoding V-type ATP synthase subunit A: MTKGTIRKVAGPLVVAGGMPEARMYDVVYVSDMRLLGEIIEIKGDSASIQVYEETWGLGPGDPVYSTGEPLSLELGPGLLSSIYDGIQRPLDKVREKSGDWISRGVNIPGLDHGKKWEFRPSARAGDAVSGGDIIGTVPETDVVEHRIMIHPRLSGTLSWVAPAGSYTIDEVVARVKTAQGGESEVRMHQKWPVRQARPVLRKMAPSEPLITGQRVIDAFFPLGKGGTACVPGPFGSGKTVIQHQLAKWADAEIVVYVGCGERGNEMTDVLQEFPEILDPRSGKPLILRTVLVANTSNMPVAAREASVYTGITIAEYFRDMGYSVALMADSTSRWAEAMREMSGRLEEMPGEEGYPAYLGTRIAEFYERAGKVHCLCAGEREGALTVVGAVSPAGGDLSDPVVQATLRVVKVFWSLQARLAYMRHFPAIGWLESYSLYTANLDGWYSKELDDGWSSLRDRAMALLQDEANLQEIARLVGAESLSPDDQLTLFTARSIREDFLHQNAFHEVDTYCSMKKQVRLLGLIMRIHESLAGALGAGAAPRDLFSLPFRESVARARYMPEDRLGDIDRIHETADAEIQGLLETARRAGEGA, encoded by the coding sequence ATGACAAAGGGCACCATCAGGAAGGTCGCCGGCCCGCTGGTAGTCGCGGGCGGCATGCCCGAGGCCAGGATGTACGACGTCGTGTACGTCTCGGACATGAGGCTCCTGGGCGAGATCATCGAGATCAAGGGCGACTCCGCCTCGATCCAGGTCTACGAGGAGACCTGGGGGCTGGGGCCGGGCGACCCCGTCTACAGCACCGGGGAGCCTCTCTCCCTCGAACTCGGGCCCGGTCTCCTCTCCTCGATCTACGACGGGATACAGAGACCGCTGGACAAGGTCAGGGAGAAGTCCGGAGACTGGATATCGAGAGGCGTCAACATCCCGGGGCTCGATCACGGGAAGAAGTGGGAGTTCAGGCCGTCGGCCCGCGCCGGCGACGCGGTTTCGGGCGGGGACATCATCGGCACGGTGCCCGAGACGGACGTGGTCGAGCACAGGATCATGATCCACCCCAGGTTGTCCGGGACTCTGTCCTGGGTCGCTCCCGCCGGTTCGTACACCATCGACGAGGTGGTGGCCAGGGTGAAGACCGCCCAGGGCGGGGAGTCCGAGGTGAGGATGCACCAGAAGTGGCCCGTCAGGCAGGCGAGGCCGGTCCTGAGGAAGATGGCGCCCTCCGAGCCCCTGATCACCGGGCAGAGGGTCATCGACGCCTTCTTCCCCCTGGGCAAGGGCGGTACGGCCTGCGTGCCGGGGCCCTTCGGCAGCGGCAAGACGGTCATCCAGCACCAGCTCGCCAAGTGGGCCGACGCCGAGATCGTCGTCTACGTCGGCTGTGGCGAGCGCGGCAACGAGATGACGGACGTGCTCCAGGAATTCCCCGAGATCCTCGACCCCCGGAGCGGCAAGCCCCTCATCCTGAGAACGGTGCTGGTCGCCAACACCAGCAACATGCCCGTCGCGGCGCGCGAGGCCAGCGTCTACACCGGCATCACGATAGCCGAATACTTCCGCGACATGGGCTACTCCGTGGCGCTCATGGCCGACTCGACCTCCAGGTGGGCCGAGGCCATGAGGGAGATGTCGGGCCGTCTCGAGGAGATGCCGGGCGAGGAGGGCTATCCCGCCTATCTCGGAACGAGGATCGCGGAATTCTACGAGAGGGCCGGGAAAGTGCACTGTCTCTGTGCAGGCGAGCGGGAGGGAGCCCTCACCGTCGTGGGAGCCGTGAGCCCCGCGGGCGGCGACCTCTCGGACCCCGTGGTGCAGGCCACGCTCAGGGTCGTCAAGGTATTCTGGAGCCTGCAGGCCAGGCTGGCGTACATGAGGCACTTCCCCGCGATCGGATGGCTCGAGAGCTACTCCCTGTACACCGCCAACCTCGACGGATGGTACTCGAAGGAGCTCGATGACGGCTGGTCATCCCTCCGCGACAGGGCGATGGCCCTTCTGCAGGACGAGGCCAACCTCCAGGAGATAGCCAGGCTGGTCGGGGCCGAGTCGCTCTCCCCCGACGACCAGCTCACCCTCTTCACCGCGCGTTCGATCCGCGAGGACTTCCTGCACCAGAACGCATTCCACGAGGTCGACACGTACTGCTCGATGAAGAAGCAGGTCCGCCTCCTGGGTCTCATCATGAGGATCCACGAGTCCCTCGCAGGGGCTCTCGGGGCCGGTGCGGCGCCGAGGGACCTCTTCTCTCTCCCGTTCCGCGAGTCCGTTGCCAGGGCCCGGTACATGCCCGAGGACAGACTCGGCGACATAGACCGGATCCACGAAACCGCGGACGCAGAGATCCAGGGGCTGCTCGAAACTGCGCGGCGCGCGGGGGAGGGTGCCTGA
- a CDS encoding V-type ATP synthase subunit F produces the protein MHGQGIAFIGDPDSSLGFRALGVAVSNPSGAEEAARAFRNSVNGGAAVIIVTEAVLDHLRDEIEKTAARAIPAVIVLPGISGSAGRGGETIRRQITRAVGVDLMAEDRQPAEGSSR, from the coding sequence ATGCATGGGCAGGGCATCGCGTTCATAGGCGACCCGGACTCCTCGCTGGGCTTCAGGGCCCTGGGAGTGGCGGTCTCCAATCCCTCCGGGGCCGAGGAGGCAGCCAGGGCCTTCAGGAACTCCGTGAACGGCGGGGCGGCTGTGATAATCGTAACGGAGGCCGTGCTCGACCATCTCCGGGACGAGATCGAGAAGACGGCAGCCAGGGCAATACCGGCGGTCATCGTGCTGCCGGGGATCTCCGGTTCCGCGGGCCGCGGCGGAGAGACCATCAGAAGACAGATAACGCGAGCAGTGGGCGTCGATCTCATGGCCGAGGACAGACAGCCCGCGGAGGGTTCCAGCCGATGA
- a CDS encoding V-type ATPase subunit, translating to MRNLYLFPNGRVGALEKDLLNARTWQMLLSAVDGAEAARLLADTWYGRFPGLAQGSFESVFDAAQAATEQELVELAEDQGLVRGILHRRDARNARYIWKAALCGPAGAIPELERPGMFEHPVLEAALADERARALLPRAMASAAEKLSGMPSPTPLEIDSVLDAMAVELELEELPGMEPGFRRFLEALVDMRNLMICLRLVSSGRRAGVTPGALFPGGSASREALAAAALEGTLPDLVSETGNLERLGPLVREAVSSRSFLELERESDRILMDMLDAGSFELFGPAPLAAFLLKREMEISHLRILLSAKSAGIDRARLQRRLPRG from the coding sequence ATGAGGAACCTCTACCTCTTCCCGAACGGCAGGGTCGGCGCCCTCGAGAAGGACCTCCTGAACGCGCGGACATGGCAGATGCTCCTTTCCGCCGTCGACGGGGCCGAGGCCGCCAGGCTCCTGGCCGACACCTGGTACGGGAGGTTCCCCGGCCTTGCGCAGGGTTCCTTCGAGTCGGTGTTCGACGCGGCCCAGGCCGCCACCGAACAGGAGCTGGTCGAGCTGGCCGAGGATCAGGGCCTTGTCAGGGGGATACTCCACAGGCGCGACGCCAGGAACGCCCGATACATCTGGAAGGCGGCGCTCTGCGGCCCTGCAGGTGCGATTCCCGAGCTCGAGAGGCCTGGGATGTTCGAACACCCCGTGCTCGAGGCGGCGCTCGCGGACGAGCGAGCGCGTGCGCTCCTGCCGCGGGCGATGGCGTCTGCAGCGGAGAAGCTCTCCGGCATGCCCTCCCCGACGCCCCTCGAGATCGACTCGGTGCTCGACGCCATGGCAGTCGAACTCGAACTCGAGGAACTCCCGGGCATGGAGCCCGGATTCAGGCGCTTCCTCGAAGCCCTAGTGGACATGAGGAACCTGATGATCTGCCTCAGGCTCGTCTCATCGGGCAGGAGGGCCGGAGTCACCCCCGGCGCCCTGTTCCCCGGCGGTTCGGCCTCCCGTGAGGCACTCGCGGCAGCCGCGCTCGAAGGCACCCTCCCCGATCTCGTATCGGAGACCGGGAATCTCGAACGACTCGGGCCGCTCGTGCGCGAAGCCGTCTCCTCGAGGTCGTTCCTCGAGCTCGAGCGCGAGTCGGACAGGATCCTCATGGACATGCTCGACGCCGGGTCCTTCGAGCTGTTCGGCCCCGCGCCCCTGGCCGCATTCCTCCTCAAGAGGGAGATGGAGATCTCGCACCTCAGGATCCTGCTCTCGGCGAAATCCGCCGGGATCGACAGGGCGCGCCTCCAGCGGCGCCTCCCCAGGGGGTAG
- a CDS encoding V-type ATP synthase subunit E, protein MSLEAIAERIREDAAKEAESIAGAADAERREALDAARRQLEDEFTRSLDRISREASEQEARLRFHAASEAGRLVENEKRMLLDRAISNAVDRLAGLPPEQYGELISSILASCTMTGDVEVSISPGDEGRITPALLAGASGGGRNFHLSSVRHAGRGGVVLTSGGVSLNATFSMLASLERERIVMQLAPLIADAASGTKG, encoded by the coding sequence ATGTCTCTCGAAGCCATCGCCGAACGCATCAGGGAGGATGCCGCGAAGGAGGCCGAGTCGATCGCCGGGGCTGCCGATGCCGAGCGCAGGGAGGCCCTGGATGCCGCCCGGAGGCAGCTCGAGGACGAATTCACGCGGAGCCTCGACAGGATTTCGAGGGAGGCCTCCGAACAGGAGGCGAGGCTGAGGTTCCACGCCGCGAGCGAAGCCGGCCGTCTCGTCGAGAACGAGAAGAGGATGCTCCTGGACCGGGCCATCTCGAACGCAGTCGACAGGCTTGCCGGACTCCCGCCGGAACAGTACGGCGAGCTCATCTCCTCGATACTCGCATCCTGCACCATGACCGGTGATGTCGAGGTGTCCATCTCCCCGGGCGACGAGGGCAGGATAACGCCCGCCCTCCTGGCCGGGGCCTCGGGCGGGGGCAGGAACTTCCACCTGTCTTCCGTACGGCACGCGGGCAGGGGCGGTGTCGTTCTGACATCTGGCGGAGTGAGCCTCAACGCGACATTCTCCATGCTCGCCTCGCTCGAGCGCGAGCGGATCGTGATGCAGCTCGCCCCGCTCATCGCCGACGCCGCATCCGGGACAAAGGGATGA
- a CDS encoding V-type ATP synthase subunit K, with protein sequence MNEFLSYSGVALAAALAGIGSAIGVGMVGQAAAGVLSVDPKKFGKLLLLVALPGTQGIYGFVIAFLLLQKVQAQAEITSTFALQAFLAGLPVAFTGLLSAIHQAKVGVSGVALASKQPADATKGLILAVFVEFYAILGFLVSFLMLP encoded by the coding sequence GTGAACGAGTTCCTGTCATACTCCGGTGTTGCCCTGGCCGCCGCTCTGGCGGGCATAGGCTCCGCCATAGGCGTCGGAATGGTCGGCCAGGCGGCCGCCGGAGTGCTCAGCGTCGATCCCAAGAAGTTCGGAAAGCTCCTCCTGCTCGTTGCCCTCCCGGGTACGCAGGGCATCTACGGCTTCGTCATCGCGTTCCTGCTCCTGCAGAAGGTCCAGGCGCAGGCCGAGATCACATCCACCTTCGCGCTGCAGGCTTTCCTTGCCGGGCTCCCCGTCGCCTTCACCGGGCTGCTCTCCGCCATCCACCAGGCAAAGGTCGGCGTGTCAGGCGTGGCCCTCGCCTCCAAGCAGCCTGCGGATGCCACCAAGGGCCTGATCCTGGCCGTCTTCGTCGAGTTCTACGCCATCCTCGGCTTCCTCGTCTCCTTCCTCATGCTGCCTTAG